The following coding sequences are from one Mus pahari chromosome X, PAHARI_EIJ_v1.1, whole genome shotgun sequence window:
- the LOC110314365 gene encoding LOW QUALITY PROTEIN: CCAAT/enhancer-binding protein gamma-like (The sequence of the model RefSeq protein was modified relative to this genomic sequence to represent the inferred CDS: substituted 1 base at 1 genomic stop codon), with protein sequence MGWKQSVVELLLRQGIVLKRIQCDKAAHCSAIIMRKGDMESGGCLGAGGPDGWRHRYMXRFFWQLSVAYSDHISLISSCSVLSKEDAQMSKLSQSATTPRVNGTSVIHTYAHARGLQQVPQVLPAGPGAGGKAVPPSKQSQKSSPIDQNSEGYQQHREQNNMTEKKSLLKSKQKAQDTLQRVNQLKAENAWLEAKIKLLTKELRVLKDLCLAHAHSLTDNLQPTSMEPTKTNLDNTGQ encoded by the exons ATGGGCTGGAAGCAGAGTGTGGTCGAG CTTCTGTTGAGGCAAGGCATCGTGCTAAAGAGAATTCAGTGTGACAAAGCTGCTCACTGCTCAGCCATCATAATGAGGAAAGGAGATATGGAG AGTGGAGGCTGTCTGGGGGCAGGTGGGCCAGATGGCTGGAGGCACAGGTACATGTAAAGATTTTTTTGGCAGTTGAGTGTAGCCTACTCAGATCacatttctctgatttcttcctGTTCTGTGTTGTCAAAGGAAGATGCTCAAATGAGCAAGCTGTCACAGTCAGCCACTACTCCAAGAGTGAATGGAACAAGTGTCATTCATACTTATGCACATGCCAGGGGCTTACAGCAGGTTCCTCAGGTGTTGCCTGCTGGGCCTGGGGCAGGAGGCAAAGCTGTGCCTCCAAGCAAGCAAAGCCAAAAGAGCTCACCCATCGATCAAAATAGTGAGGGATACCAACAGCACAGAGAGCAGAACAATATGACTGAGAAAAAGAGCCTGttaaaaagcaagcagaaagcTCAAGATACACTGCAAAGAGTAAACCAGCTGAAAGCAGAGAATGCATGGTTGGAAGCCAAAATTAAGTTGCTGACAAAGGAATTAAGAGTACTGAAAGATTTGTGTCTTGCACACGCACATAGCCTCACAGACAACTTGCAGCCCACCAGCATGGAACCTACAAAGACAAATTTGGATAACACAGGGCAGTAG